The Pseudomonadota bacterium genome contains the following window.
GTCCTTCATGATCGGGGAATGGGCCGCCATGGCGCCGCATCTGAGATAATCGCCATAGGAAAATCCGCCGGGCAGAACGATCAGGTCCGTCGCCGGCAAGTCGGCGTCACCGTGCCAGACCATGGTGACATCAGCGCCGGCGCGGCTCAGCGCGTCGGACATATCGATTTCGCGGTTGGTGCCGGGGAAGACGACAAGGGCGGCTTTCATGACGATCTACCGGACGCGGTCAGCGTTTGAACAGAGCGCGGTCGAAGGGCGGGGTGGACGAAAGACCATGGCAGACATACTGCCTGGCCTGTCACGTCTCAAGCTCCACCGCGTAGTTTTCGATCACCGTGTTGGCGAGCAGCTTGCGGCACATCTCCTCGATCTCCGCGCGCGCCTTGTCGGCATTCGTCTCGGCCAATTCGATCTCGATGACCTTGCCTTGACGTACGTCTTCGATGCCTTCGAAACCGAGGGTCCCCAGCGCGTGATGGATCGCCTTTCCCTGTGGGTCCAGCACGCCCTTCTTCAGGGTGACGTGGACGCGGGCCTTCACGTTGCGGCTTTCTGAAGGTCGGTGACGTTGCCGGCTTCAGGCAGGATGCCGAGCCGGCGCGCGACCTCCTGGTAACCTTCCGCGACACGGCCGAGATCGCGCGCAAAGCGGTCCTTGTCCATCGGCTCGTTGGTCG
Protein-coding sequences here:
- the purS gene encoding phosphoribosylformylglycinamidine synthase subunit PurS encodes the protein MKARVHVTLKKGVLDPQGKAIHHALGTLGFEGIEDVRQGKVIEIELAETNADKARAEIEEMCRKLLANTVIENYAVELET